The following proteins are co-located in the Sphingorhabdus lutea genome:
- the ccmA gene encoding heme ABC exporter ATP-binding protein CcmA, which produces MGLGQAYPASLSIQHLCCMRSGRLVLDNINLSLTGGQMAWVKGPNGCGKSTLLRCISGLIPAFDGEITYHGIISLHDGNAALDEELSVENALKFWANLDDIAADKLAQSAEIFGLGHIMDIPVHMLSTGQRQRAALTRTICGNADIWLLDEPYNGLDQHNVAMLNHAIKIHLDNGGMVIITSHNDIIIENITPIILDLS; this is translated from the coding sequence ATGGGGTTAGGTCAAGCATATCCAGCATCATTGTCGATTCAGCATTTATGCTGCATGCGTTCAGGCCGATTGGTTTTGGACAATATTAATTTGTCGCTAACGGGCGGTCAAATGGCGTGGGTCAAAGGGCCAAATGGCTGCGGTAAATCGACCCTATTACGCTGTATTTCTGGTTTAATTCCTGCTTTTGATGGCGAAATTACCTATCATGGCATCATATCATTACATGATGGCAATGCCGCATTGGATGAGGAATTGAGCGTTGAAAATGCGTTAAAATTTTGGGCAAATTTGGATGATATCGCGGCGGACAAATTGGCCCAATCCGCCGAAATTTTCGGGTTGGGCCATATTATGGACATTCCCGTCCATATGCTTTCCACCGGGCAAAGACAACGCGCCGCATTGACCCGCACCATTTGTGGCAATGCGGATATTTGGTTATTGGACGAACCCTATAATGGGTTGGACCAACATAATGTCGCCATGTTAAACCATGCTATTAAAATACATCTGGACAATGGCGGCATGGTAATCATCACATCGCATAATGATATAATCATTGAAAATATTACCCCCATAATATTGGATTTATCATGA
- a CDS encoding heme exporter protein CcmB — protein sequence MKVFAILLGREIRRHVQMGNIMLPIFFFISVAILYPFAVGPDRILLQKTGGAIIWIAALLATILPIEKLISHDKKSGFLDQMAVRGTLDEIIILAKMAGHYICFILPLLCATFLSAILMGLNDTQMMSILIGLAISGIALSGLSVMIAALTANIGNASALAGMLLIPLSIPLLIFGSANVRDPQFSTLQLIIAMSLVLSVMTPFAAAAALRALREE from the coding sequence ATGAAGGTTTTTGCCATATTATTGGGCCGTGAAATTCGCCGCCATGTGCAAATGGGCAATATTATGCTGCCCATATTTTTCTTTATTTCGGTGGCGATATTATATCCATTTGCCGTTGGACCAGACCGGATTTTATTACAAAAAACTGGCGGTGCAATAATATGGATTGCTGCATTATTGGCAACGATTTTGCCCATTGAAAAATTGATTTCTCATGACAAAAAATCCGGATTTTTGGATCAAATGGCGGTGCGCGGCACTTTGGATGAAATCATCATTTTGGCAAAAATGGCGGGCCATTATATCTGCTTCATTCTGCCCTTATTATGCGCGACATTTTTATCCGCCATTTTAATGGGGCTTAATGACACACAAATGATGTCGATACTGATCGGCCTTGCCATTTCGGGCATAGCGCTTTCGGGTTTGTCGGTGATGATTGCGGCGTTAACTGCCAATATTGGCAATGCCAGCGCCCTTGCCGGTATGTTGTTAATCCCGCTTTCCATCCCGCTTTTAATATTTGGCAGCGCCAATGTGCGCGACCCACAATTTAGCACGCTGCAACTTATCATTGCCATGTCATTGGTGCTTAGCGTGATGACCCCATTTGCGGCGGCGGCGGCGCTGCGCGCGTTAAGGGAGGAATGA